A region of the Scatophagus argus isolate fScaArg1 chromosome 6, fScaArg1.pri, whole genome shotgun sequence genome:
gtctttccatCTGATTAATTTTATCACTTTCATCCGTTTCACTGCAGGAGTGGCCTACTGTGATGTGATGTAGCAAACGGCCAATCAGATCTCTCAGCGTTTTACTTGGGTGGTATCACAACAAGTGGAGGCCCCCTCCTCGGCCTCCACATCAGAACCTGCGCGTCATTGGCGTTGGGCCTCCCCATTGCATTAGGAGGGATGGGCTCCATGCGGGTGAGCACTCTTGGCTGGTCCTGGTGTATCCGGCCCACCAGCCTGGCTCTGGAGCCCAGAGGCAGGGATGGATCCACCGCGATGTCCACCCTCATCCTCCACTTGATGGTATGGAGCAGGATCTTTTCCTTGGATGTAGTGTTGAGGGCCACCAGCCAGGTGGTGAAGCTCTGGTCTCTTTTGATGTTAGTCAGTAAGGGTGTGTTGGATTCACTGACCGGCACAGCCCAGGTGACACTGGGGTAAAAATTGTCATTCATGCTAACGATGAAGCGGGATGGCTTGGAGGTGGGGCCCACTATGGTGACAGTCTCTGTGGTGTTTCCATACCAGGGGTAGCTCACGCCATCCGAGTCGCTGATGGCCCTCACAAGACCT
Encoded here:
- the fam78bb gene encoding protein FAM78B; its protein translation is MHGLIVLILVESRSAVLLHRPVRLSWLLLTITFTCTAMGCIQSIACNKSRIKRENIVVCDLSATIDHCPTVIEENSPIVLRYKTPYFKASARIVMPPIPRNETWVVGWIQACTQMEFYNTYGDVGMSSWELPQLREGLVRAISDSDGVSYPWYGNTTETVTIVGPTSKPSRFIVSMNDNFYPSVTWAVPVSESNTPLLTNIKRDQSFTTWLVALNTTSKEKILLHTIKWRMRVDIAVDPSLPLGSRARLVGRIHQDQPRVLTRMEPIPPNAMGRPNANDAQVLMWRPRRGPPLVVIPPK